A segment of the Longimicrobium sp. genome:
GCGATGATGCCGGTCCCGAGGACAATCGGCGCGGTGCGAGCGAACTCGGCCTGCCACGGTCGCACTCCACAGGAAGATGCCACTGAAGTGGCGGCTACAACGGCACGCAGTCCGCCTTCGCGGACTTCATCGGTGCGAGACGACCCGCGGCGCGCCGACTCGCATCACCGCGGCCGCGATGATGCCGGTCCCGAGGACAATCGGCGCGGTGCGAGCGAACTCGGCGCAGGCCGAGTGCGTGCAGTTGTAGCCGCCACTTTAGTGGCATCTTTCCAACACCGGCCTTCGCACTAACGCACCAACGCACTCCCGCACTCCCGCACTCCCGCACTCCCGCACTCCCGCACTCCCGCACTTCTACCGCCGCCGATACTGCTTGCCCGGCAGCGATTCGACCAGCTCGCGCAACTCCAGCCCCAGCAGCGCGGCCAGCACGTTGCTCGGCGCCAGCTCGGCCGCGGCGGCGATGTCGTCCACCGGCCGCGGGTCCGCCGTGAGCGCGGCGTAGACCTTCGCCTCGTCGGGCGCCAGGTCCGCGGGCGGGGGCGGCGGCACGTCGGGGTTGGCGGGCGACGCGGGGCCGGCCGACGCGGTGAAGGCGTGGCCCACGCCGCGCAGCTCCTCCAGGATGTCGGCCGCGGTGGTGACCAGGCTGGCGCCCTCCTTCAGCAGCTGGTTCGTCCCCGCGCTCTGCGGGCTGCCGATGGGACCGGGCACGGCGAACACCTCCTTCCCCTGCTCCAGCGCGTAGCTCACCGTGTGCTGCGCCCCGCTCTTCTCCCCCATCTCCACCACCAGCACGCCCAGGCTGAGCGCGGCGATCAGCCGGTTGCGGCGCGGGAAGTTCCCCGCGTTCGGCTCCTCGCCCGGCGCCAGCTCGGTCAGCAGCAGCCCGCGCTCGCGCACCCGGGCGAACAGCTTCTCGTTCTCCGGCGGATAGACGCGGTCGATGCCGTGGCCCAGGACGCCGACGGTGGTTCCGCCCGCGTCCAGCGCCGCCGCGTGCGCCGCGCTGTCGATCCCCCGCGCCATCCCGCTGACGATGGACAGCCCCGCGCGCGCCAGCTCGCCGGAAAGGGAGATGGCGGTGCGCCGCCCGTAATCCGTGGGCGAGCGCGTGCCCACCACGCCGATGCCGGGCGCGGCCAGCAGCGCCAGGTCGCCGATGGCGAAGAGGAGGTACGGCCGGTCCGGCAGATTCCGGAACGCGTCCGGGTACGCCGCGTCGTCGGGGGTGATGGCCACGGCGCCCGCCTCGCGCAGCGTCCGCATCGCCTCGTGGGTGCGGCGCAGCCCGTCGTCGGTGGCCGCGGCGCGGAGGCGCTTCACGAACTCGCGCCCGAAGCCGGGGACCGCCGCCAGCTCGTCCTCGCGCGCGGCCAGCACGCGCTCGGCCGAGCCGAAGCGCGCCAGCAGCGCCGACAATCGCGCCGGTCCGATGCCGTCGACGATCGCCAGCCGGAGGATGGGTTCCAGCGCGGAGGAGGAGAGGGGCATCCGCGGGCCTCAGGGGCGCCAGGGCTCGGGCTGGTCGTCGTGCGCCTTCTCCTCCTCCACCGCCTTCGCCGCGTGCTGCCACAGCCCTTCCAGCAGCGTGTCCAGCCCGCGCCGGGCCACCGAGGAGATGACGAACTGCCCCCACGCCTCGGGCGCGTCGACCCGCGGCGTGGGCCAGTCGGGCGGGAGCAGGTCGGCCTTGGTGAAGACGACCGCGTGCGGCTTGGCGGCCAGCTCGGCCGAGTAGGCGCGCAGCTCGTCCATCAGCCGCGTGTACTCCTCCTGCGGCTCCAGCGCGTCGGCGGGGATCATGATGGCCAGCGTGCGGGTGCGCTCGATGTGGCGCAGGAACTGGTGCCCCAGCCCCTTCCCCTCGTGCGCGCCCTCGATGATCCCCGGGATGTCGGCGACGACGAAGGTGCGGTGCCCGGGGAGCTGCACCACGCCCAGGTTGGGCGTCAGCGTGGTGAACGGATAGTCCGCCACCTTCGGCGTCGCGGCCGAGACCGAGGAAAGGAAGGTCGACTTCCCCGCGTTCGGCTCGCCGACCAGCCCCACGTCGGCAATCAGCTTCAGTTCCAGCGCGATCCGCCGCTCCTGCCCGGCGAGGCCCGAGTCGGCGCGGCGCGGGGCCTGGTTGGTGGAGGTGGCGAAGCGCGCGTTCCCCCATCCCCCGCGCCCGCCCGCGGCCACCACCATCTCCTGTCCGTTCTCCAGCAGCTCGCCCAGCACCTCGCCCGTCTCCACGTCGCGCACCGTGGTTCCCGGCGGCACGCGCAGCACCAGGTGCTCGCCGCTGCGGCCGGTGGAGTTGGTGCCCTCGCCCTTGTTGCCGTTGGGCGCCGCGTACTTCTGCCGATAGCGATAGTCGAGCAGCGTGGACATCTGCCCGTCCGCCCGCAGGATGATGTCGCCGCCGCGGCCGCCGTCGCCGCCGTCAGGGCCGCCCATGGGCGCGAACGACTCGCGGCGGAACGAGGATGCCCCCGGCCCGCCATCGCCCGCCTTGATCTGGATTTCCGCGTAATCGAGAAACACGTCCGCCCACCTCCGGATAAACCCGTCAGGGGGATGAAGATCACCCCTCCCGATCCATCTCTTCTCTCCTCCCCACCGCCGGTTTCGGTAGATGGAGATCGGAGGATCCGCCCCAATGCAGCCCTGCAGTCGCGGAGCGACTTGGTGCTTTTGTTGCCCCCGATTTCAATCGGGGGAAGATGCCAATGGCTCGGGCGATGCCGCCGCCTTCGCGCGGATCTCGCCCCACAGCGCGCGCACCCGCTCCGCCGCTTCGGGGGCGACGAAGCCGCACGCGATCTCCATCGCCTCGTCCACCTCGGCCACCGACGCGCCGGTGTTCAGCGCGCCGCGGAGATGCGAATGCAGCTGGCGTGGCACGTTCCAGACCGCCAGCAGCGCGGCGATGCACAGCTCGCGCACGCGCAGCTCCAGCCCCGGCCGCCCGATCACCCGGCCGTAGCCGCCGGTGACCATCCAGTCCTCGAAATCGGGGTGCAGCGCGCGGACGTTCTCGCGCAGCTTCCCGTAGTTCGCGCCGTAGACGGCGTGGCAGACGACGTCTCCCCGCGCCTCCCACGACGCGGGATCCTCCCCCAGCGCGGGCGGGGCGGGGGAGCCGCCGACCTCGCGCCAGACGCCGAGCGAGTTCAGCGCGTCCGGAAAGCCCACGAACAGGTGCGACTGGAGGATCACCTCCTCCACCGCCGTCGCGTCGGCCGCGCCGCGCGCCTCCTCCAGCGCGCGCCGCACCGCCCCCGCGTCGCGCGTCGCCAGGGCGGCGGCCACGCGCAGCAGCGCGCGCCGCGCCGCGTCAGGCATCCGGCGCCTGCAGGGCGATCGCGGGGCGGATCTGGCCGACCGGCTCGCCGCGCGTGTTCAGCAGCTCGGGATAGGCGTGGTGATGCAGCGCGCCGTAGTCGTCCTCGCTGATCAGGTCCAGCTCGCGCAGCACGCCCAGGATGGCCGGGGCCACCGCCCGCGCGGCGCCGTCCTCCACCTTCAGCGCGATCCCCAGCTCCGCGCCGGGGACGCCCACGCAGTAGACGCCTTCCGCGCCGACCTTGGCGAAGAGCCGCCCCGCCGCCTGCCGCATCAGCTCCGTGCAGATGCGCCCCTCGCCCGCCACCATCTCCGGGTGCGTCGTCATCGCCTCGAAGACCACGGTGGGCGACCGCTCGCCCGCGCGCACCGCGGCCGCGAAGGCGGCGAACGACAGCGCCATCTGCCGCAGCGGCAGCGCGAAGCAGGGCACGCCGCACCCGTCGGTCGCCAGCGCGATCGCCTCTTCCGGCATCCGCGTCCAGCGCGACACCTCGGCCAGCAGGCGCCGCTGCACCGGGTGCTCGGGGCGGTGGTACTCGGCCGGCTCCCAGCCGTGCGCGCGGGCCAGCATCATCATCCCCGCGTGCTTGCCGGAGCAGTTGTTGTGCAGCCGCCCGGGCTCCAGGTGCGCCTCCTCCAGCTTCCGCCGCGCGTCGTCGTCGAACGGGGGGTGCGGCCCGCACGCCAGCGCGTCGCTGGTGACCGCCGCCTTCTCCAGGATGCGCGTGGCCACGCCCGTGTGGTCCGCGCTGCCGGAGTGCGAGCCGCAGCAGAGCGCCAGCTCCTCGGGCGTCAGGCCGTAGCGGTCGTACGCGCCGTCCTCCACCAGCGGAAGCGCCTGCAGCGGCTTGGCGGCCGAGCGGAAGAAGGTGATCAGGTCGGGGTCGCCGGCGCCGGCCCGCAGGCGGCCCTCGGCGTCGACCACGGCCACGTGCACGCGGTGGCGGCTTTCCGGCACGCCGCCGCGCGTGACCTCGATGCTGCACTCCGTCGCTTCGTTCATCCGTTTCCCGGGGTGGCGGTCGCGGGGGGAAGATAAGCGCGCTCCCCGGCGCGGCAACCGCCCGCAGCGGACGCCGCCCGCATTCCGCCACCGGCGCAACAGCCGCTCCATCTCCGTGCCCCATCCCGCAACCAAACAGGGCGCCTCGCAGGGGAGCGCCCGGTTGCATCCGCTTGGCCGCATTCGCGTCAGCCGCCCCAGCCTTCCGGCGTCGCGTCGAAGTCCTCGGCCATGTGGATGAGGCCGCGAGCGCTCCCTGGGCGGCGCGGCTGCCGTGGAATCCGAAGCGAGACGATCTTCGCGACGGGCTCGCCTTCCCGGGTGAGGATCACTTCGCCATGCCGCATCGCCAGATCGACAACGGCGCGAAGCTCATCCGATGCGTCGCCCAGATCGAAGGTGGTGCTCATGGATCCCGCAGGGTTGAGGTGATCATATCTTCAATTAAAGGATGATCTCGACGGAATCCCACAATGCGCAACCAGCCGTTGCTGTCCGTGTTGAGCCGCGCTCCGATGCGGCCGCATCCGCACCGATCCGCGGATCAGGCGCGCGCCACATCTGCCTGCGGGCGCAAAGCGGACGGATATGCACGCGCTCCGGGCCGGGCGTAATCGTTCCCATAAATCTGGAATTTCCGCGTGAACAGGCGATGTTTGCACTCCAATCGCGACGTAGAATGTCTCATGCAAGCCCGTTGCGTCGCCGAACGCACAGGTTTATTGTTGGCTGAAAACGTAAAATCTACGGAGGCGATTCCCATCGCGCGGAGTTCGCGTGTGGGGCCTTCACACCTGGAGCGGAGGCGGACGATGCGCAAGAAGCTCAGCCTGAACGTGGACGAGCTCGCGGTGAGCTCGTTCGAGACCGGCGAGGGTGAAGCGGCCGGGCGCGGCACGGTGCATGGAGAAGCGGCGGCGTGTACCTGCAACGCCTCGTGCGTGTGTCCCAGCGCCATCTACTGGTGCGCGGAGATCGCGTACACCGTGTACTCCTGCGACTACACGAAGAACGCGAGCTGCATCACCACTCCCACGTGAGCGCAGAGGGGTGCGGGCCAGGCCGGTCCGCACCCCTTCCCGCATCTCCCCGATCCTCCGGAGGTGGACCGATGAAGAAGCTCAGCCTGAACCTCGAACGCCTGGCCGTCACCTCGTTCTCCACCTCGGCGGCCGAGGAGGGGCGCGGCACCGTGCGCGCGGCGGCGGACGACTGCACCTGCGCGCGGTCGTGCGCCTGCCCATCGGCGTACTTCTACTGCAACACCAACCCGGTGAACACCATCTACTCGTGCCAGTACACGGCCAACGCCAGCTGCTGGTACTCGAAGGGGTGCACTCCGGCCTGAAGCACCCGCTGCCCGGCCCACCCCGCGAGCAGAACGTTCCCAACCCGCGAAGTGGAGGCACGATGCAACGCAAGAAGAAGCTGGACATGGACGCGCTGGCGGTGGACAGCTTCCAGACCACGGAAGCCGAGGAAGGCCGGGGCACCGTGCACGCGCGCGGGATCGAGCCCACGCCGCCGGAATACGCGTGCACCTGCGCCAACACCTGCCTGTGCAAGACGGCGTACTACCACTGCGGGACCGGATACTACACCATCTACTCCTGCGACTACACGCAGAACGGCAGCTGCGCGGTCACGCAGTGACGACGGGCGGCGGGAGCGGGGCATCGCGCGCCGCTTCCGCTCCGCCCGGAAGGCATTCGTTCCACGGAGGAGCCATGCAGACCCGGAAGAAGCTCGATCTGGACACGCTGGCCGTCGACTCCTTCGCCACGGCGGCGGAGGATGGAGCGCGCGGCACCGTACGCGCGCACGAGAACGAGCCGGACGTGGCCGCGAGGGGGTGCACCTGCCAGGGCACCTGCCTGTGCCCCACCGCCTACTACAACTGCGGCACCGGCCCGTACACCATCTACTCGTGCGAGTACACGGCCAACAACAGCTGCCACGTGTAGCCGGAACGCACGGGTTCATCTCCGCCGGGCAAAGGGACGCAAGCACGATGAAGAAGCTGAAGCTGGACCCCGGGTCGCTCTCCGTGCAGGGATTCGAGACCGCGCCCGCCGCTCCCGCCCGCGGCACCGTGCAGGCGCTGGCCAGGGGCGTCTGCACCGCGCTGGCGAGCTGCCCGTGCGACACCGGCCAGTGGGCATGCGGCCCGTTCACCAACCAATCGTGCGACTACACGCGGGCCGGCAACACCTGCGACTCGTTTCCCACCGAGGTGGACCCGACCTGCATCTGTGCGTGACACGCCGACCCCAACCCGGAGACGGACGATGAAGAAGCTGGAGCTCTCGATCGACCAGCTGGCGGTGGACTCGTTCCCCACCGAAGCCGCCGCGCTCGAGGAGCGCGGCACCGTGCGCGGCGCGGCGGCCCCGTGCACCGCGTTCGACAGCTGCTACTGCAACACCTCGCTGTACCGCTGCGGAACCATCCGGGCAACATACTCGTGCCCGGCCACGCAGATCTGCCTGTAGCGCGGCTCGCAACCGGGAGACGGAAGATGAAGAAGCTGGAGCTCTCGATCGACAGGCTGGAGGTGGACTCGTTCCCCACCGCGGCCGCCGCGCCGCCCGAGCCGGGGACGGTGCAGGGGCAGGCGGCCGACTGCACGTCGCCCGCGACCTGCAAGTGCCCCACCTCGCTGTGGGCGTGCGGCACCGTCGCGTTCACCGCGTACTCCTGCCCGGCGAGCTGGAACTGCGTCTGAAGGAGGAGATGATGAAGAAGAAGCTGGAACTCTCGATCGACGCGCTGGCGGTGGACTCGTTCGCCGCGGGCCAGGCGGAGCGGCGGATGGAGGGAACCGTGCACGCCGCGGCCCGGCCGTGCACGTCGTGGAGCACCTGCCAGTGCCCCACCTCCGCCTACATCTGCTCCACCCAGCCGGCGACCGCCATCTCCTGCCCCGCCACCTCGCTCTGCTGAGCGGCGGGACGGACGAAAAGAAGAGCCGCGGGGGGATCGTCTTCCCCTCGCGGCTCTGCTTATCTATTGGTCACGACGCCGGTGCGGTGACGCTACGAGCGCGCACTCACGCACTTCCGCACTATCTCGTGCTCTGCGCCGTGTTCCGCGCCGGCGGCTGGCAGACCGGCCACGACCCCCGCTGCCCCGTCCGCTGGTCGACGGGGAACTCGGTGCGGCGCTCGCGCGGGAGGCGCTGCGGCTCCTCGCTGGCCAGGTACGCCAGCATGGCCGTGAGCGTGGCGTTCATCCGCACGTCGTCCCACGAGATCTTGTCGTAGGTGTCGCGGTTGGTGTGCCAGGTGTACGTGCCGTAGTCCCACGACAGCGACCCCAGCCCGAACGCCGGCGCCCCCGCGCACACGAACGACGCGTTGTCCGTCCCCCCCGCTGACGGCAGTCCGGGGTCGTTCAGCTGGATGCTGTCCACCAGCGCCGGCGGCAGCATGGCGAACCAGCGGCGGAAGTACGGCGCCACCCCGGTGAAGCCCTGGAACGAGAAGTTGCGGATGCGCCCGGTGCCGTTGTCCTGGTTGAACAGCGCCTGGAGGTTCTGCACCACCTGCGGATGGTCCTCCACGTAGGCGCGCGAGCCGTTCAGTCCCTGCTCCTCGCCCGCCCAGTGGCCGGCCAGGATGGTGCGCGCCGGGCGGGGATACACGGACTTCAGGATGCGCATCGCCTCCATCATCACCACCGTGCCCGTGCCGTTGTCCGTCGCGCCCGAGCCGCCGTCCCACGAGTCGAAGTGCGCCGACAGCATCACGTACTCGTTCGGCTTCCGCGCGCCCCGCATCTCCGCGATCACGTTGCTGGCGGGCAGGTCGCCCGGGAACCGGGCCTGCGCGTCCACCCGCATCCGCGGACCCTGGCCGTGCTCCGCCAGGCGGTAGACCAGGCCGTAGTCCTCGCAGCTCAGGTCCAGCGTGGGCGCGTGCATCGTCCGGGCGTTGAAGATCTTGTCGACGCCCCACCCCAGCGACCACAGGTTGGTGATCACCCCCGCGGCGCCCGCGTCCTCCAGCACCCGCGGCAGGGTGCGCGTGTCCTGCCCCGTCCGGCGGATGCGCGCGGTCCACGCCTCGGCGGCCGCGGCGCGCTCCGTCTTCATCCGCTCGAAGCTCTCGGGCATGGCCCAGCGCGCCCAGTTGCTGTCGGGGCGGCAGGTGGGCTGGGGCTGGGAGATGAGGACGAACTTGCCGCGCGCGCCCGGCAGCCACGCGCGGAACGCCGCCGAGTCCGCCACGTCGGGGAGGATGACGGCGGGCGCGGTGACGGGGCCGTCGGTCCCCGGGCTCCACGCCAGCATGGTGGCCTCGAGGGTGCGCACGCGCGGCGCGACCAGGTCCACGTGCGTGTACCCGCGCTGCCACCCGCGCCAGGTGCCCCACTGCTCGGCGCGCGCGGTGATCCCCCAGCCGGCGTACCTGCGCACGGCCCAGTCGTACGCGGCCTGGATGGCGGGCGAGCCGGTGAGGCGCGGGCCTACCGAGTCCAGCAGCGCCTGCGCCAGCGGCTGCACCTGCGAGCGGTTCATCCCCTCGTCCCAGATGCGCTGCAGGACGGGGTCGCTGCTGGCCCACGCGGGCGCGGGCGGCGCCTGCTGCGCGCGTGCGGGATGGACGGCCAGCGCGCACGCCGCCGCCAGGGCGAACGGAAGGGTTCGCTTCATTCGTGTCTCCTGAGGTGTAAACGGAAGCCGGGGCGACCATGATGGCGCCCCGGCACGGGTTGCTGCAAGGAGATGGCGGGAGATCAGGAGATGGCGGTGCGCGGGGTTCGCGGCGCGGGCGCTCCGCGGAGAAGCCCTTCCGTGCTCAGGTCCTCGTCCACGTCGGGCCAATGGATGCCGAAGCCCGCGCCCGAGACGCGCCAGTTGGACCGCTGCGCCGGCGTGGCGTGCAGCAGGCGCGGGTACCACGCCAGCGGCACCGTGATGGTGCGGCCGTCGGCCAGGTCCACGCTGAGCGTCTCTTCGCCCAGGCGAACGCCCTTCACGCGATCATGCGCCTCCGGTGCGGAAGTAGTCACGTAATCCCCACATAAGTGAAGGACGGAAGATGCACCGCGATATGTCGATAGAGATGAACGCTGTATCGATGGATACTGCCTGACAAGTGGACGATCCGGATAGGCCAGCGGTGGGACTTTTTCTCGATATGAGGCTCGGGATGAGCGGGGGATGAAGCGAGGTGGTACAGGGCTGATGCACGGTGGCGCGGCTCGTGCAATGCGGAGGCGACTCTGGGCGGAGATGACAACCCGTTGCGCAGGAGTGGGTTATGGCGAGTCTGGGACGGAAGCTGATGTGGGCCGTGGTAGGCGGCGCGGTCACCAAGACGGCGCGGAGCATGACGCGCAACGCGCTGACCACCCCCGGCGGCGCGCCGCGGCTGCCGCAGCCCGTGCGCCGCAGCCGCAACATGGAGACGGCGCTGCTGCTGGCCCTGGGCACCGGCGTGGTGCTGGCGCTCGGCGACGTGCTCTCGGAGCAGACCAAGACCACGGCGAGGGTGAAGCAGCCGAAGCCTGCGTACTGAACAGAAGGTGCGAAAGTGCGAGAGTGCGAAGGTGCGAGAGTAAGGGCCACTCTCGCACTCTCGCACTTCTTTTTCGGCTTACTTCACGGTGATGGGGACGAACGCCTCCAGGTCGTCCCACTGCAGGCGCAGCACGCCGCCGCCGGCCTGCGGCTCAAGGCGGACGGTGAACTCCTCCAGCGGCGTGTCGATGCGGCGCGTCTGCATGTCGATGCGCGCCAGGTCCTGCGCCGCGTCGTACTCCGTTCCCCACTGGCCCGTCTGCCTGTTCACGATCAGCTTCCACCCGCTCTGCGTGGGCAGGGTCCAGAGCGTGTACCTGCCCGCGGGCACGCTCACGCCGCCGATCGTCAGGTCGCGCGTGGTGGTGAAGCCCGTGGCCGCGTTGGCGCCGGTGCGCCAAACCTGCCCCCACGGCACCACGTTGCCGAACACCACGCGGCCGCGCTTGAACGGCCGTCCGTAGTCCACCGCCAGGTGCGCCCCTCCGAAGTCCGCCACCGCCGAGTCGCGCGGGCTGAGCGGCCCCATCCCCTGGTGCGCGGCGTCGCGGCGCGCGAACTCGGTGGCGAAGGCGTCCACGTCCACGTCGGGAACGCGGTGCACGATGAACTTGGCCGTGCTCTCGATCCCGTTCAGCCCCAGCAGGCGGCCGCGCGCGTCGGTGGCCACGCGCTGCACGCCGGCCACGTTGGCCAGCCGCATCGAGTCCGCGCCCACCGCCGACACGAGCATGGGGTAGCTCTGGTTCGCGCCGATCGGCACCAGCGCCAGCGTCACGGTGTCGCGGCGCATCGCGCGCGCCTGCATCATCGCCTGCTCGTAGAACACGTGCGACAGGTTCACCAGCGGCACCGCGCGCGGCGCGGCGATGCGGAAGCTGTACACGCTGTCGCCGCGCTGCACGCGGGTGAAGGCGCTGTCGGCGGTGAACTGCGCCGCGG
Coding sequences within it:
- the dprA gene encoding DNA-processing protein DprA, with protein sequence MPLSSSALEPILRLAIVDGIGPARLSALLARFGSAERVLAAREDELAAVPGFGREFVKRLRAAATDDGLRRTHEAMRTLREAGAVAITPDDAAYPDAFRNLPDRPYLLFAIGDLALLAAPGIGVVGTRSPTDYGRRTAISLSGELARAGLSIVSGMARGIDSAAHAAALDAGGTTVGVLGHGIDRVYPPENEKLFARVRERGLLLTELAPGEEPNAGNFPRRNRLIAALSLGVLVVEMGEKSGAQHTVSYALEQGKEVFAVPGPIGSPQSAGTNQLLKEGASLVTTAADILEELRGVGHAFTASAGPASPANPDVPPPPPADLAPDEAKVYAALTADPRPVDDIAAAAELAPSNVLAALLGLELRELVESLPGKQYRRR
- a CDS encoding M28 family peptidase gives rise to the protein MKRTLPFALAAACALAVHPARAQQAPPAPAWASSDPVLQRIWDEGMNRSQVQPLAQALLDSVGPRLTGSPAIQAAYDWAVRRYAGWGITARAEQWGTWRGWQRGYTHVDLVAPRVRTLEATMLAWSPGTDGPVTAPAVILPDVADSAAFRAWLPGARGKFVLISQPQPTCRPDSNWARWAMPESFERMKTERAAAAEAWTARIRRTGQDTRTLPRVLEDAGAAGVITNLWSLGWGVDKIFNARTMHAPTLDLSCEDYGLVYRLAEHGQGPRMRVDAQARFPGDLPASNVIAEMRGARKPNEYVMLSAHFDSWDGGSGATDNGTGTVVMMEAMRILKSVYPRPARTILAGHWAGEEQGLNGSRAYVEDHPQVVQNLQALFNQDNGTGRIRNFSFQGFTGVAPYFRRWFAMLPPALVDSIQLNDPGLPSAGGTDNASFVCAGAPAFGLGSLSWDYGTYTWHTNRDTYDKISWDDVRMNATLTAMLAYLASEEPQRLPRERRTEFPVDQRTGQRGSWPVCQPPARNTAQSTR
- the obgE gene encoding GTPase ObgE, coding for MFLDYAEIQIKAGDGGPGASSFRRESFAPMGGPDGGDGGRGGDIILRADGQMSTLLDYRYRQKYAAPNGNKGEGTNSTGRSGEHLVLRVPPGTTVRDVETGEVLGELLENGQEMVVAAGGRGGWGNARFATSTNQAPRRADSGLAGQERRIALELKLIADVGLVGEPNAGKSTFLSSVSAATPKVADYPFTTLTPNLGVVQLPGHRTFVVADIPGIIEGAHEGKGLGHQFLRHIERTRTLAIMIPADALEPQEEYTRLMDELRAYSAELAAKPHAVVFTKADLLPPDWPTPRVDAPEAWGQFVISSVARRGLDTLLEGLWQHAAKAVEEEKAHDDQPEPWRP
- a CDS encoding DUF2442 domain-containing protein, yielding MKGVRLGEETLSVDLADGRTITVPLAWYPRLLHATPAQRSNWRVSGAGFGIHWPDVDEDLSTEGLLRGAPAPRTPRTAIS
- a CDS encoding pinensin family lanthipeptide, encoding MQTRKKLDLDTLAVDSFATAAEDGARGTVRAHENEPDVAARGCTCQGTCLCPTAYYNCGTGPYTIYSCEYTANNSCHV
- a CDS encoding carboxymuconolactone decarboxylase family protein, giving the protein MPDAARRALLRVAAALATRDAGAVRRALEEARGAADATAVEEVILQSHLFVGFPDALNSLGVWREVGGSPAPPALGEDPASWEARGDVVCHAVYGANYGKLRENVRALHPDFEDWMVTGGYGRVIGRPGLELRVRELCIAALLAVWNVPRQLHSHLRGALNTGASVAEVDEAMEIACGFVAPEAAERVRALWGEIRAKAAASPEPLASSPD
- a CDS encoding asparaginase — translated: MNEATECSIEVTRGGVPESRHRVHVAVVDAEGRLRAGAGDPDLITFFRSAAKPLQALPLVEDGAYDRYGLTPEELALCCGSHSGSADHTGVATRILEKAAVTSDALACGPHPPFDDDARRKLEEAHLEPGRLHNNCSGKHAGMMMLARAHGWEPAEYHRPEHPVQRRLLAEVSRWTRMPEEAIALATDGCGVPCFALPLRQMALSFAAFAAAVRAGERSPTVVFEAMTTHPEMVAGEGRICTELMRQAAGRLFAKVGAEGVYCVGVPGAELGIALKVEDGAARAVAPAILGVLRELDLISEDDYGALHHHAYPELLNTRGEPVGQIRPAIALQAPDA
- a CDS encoding DUF2911 domain-containing protein, producing the protein MNSILRGTLAAALVACAASRAGAQAQGETAAFVVTLGSDTLAVEKYTRTGDRLEGQMVSRSPRTTVRSYTAVLNPDGSVQRMEMTSSQPGSGQPAVTAAAQFTADSAFTRVQRGDSVYSFRIAAPRAVPLVNLSHVFYEQAMMQARAMRRDTVTLALVPIGANQSYPMLVSAVGADSMRLANVAGVQRVATDARGRLLGLNGIESTAKFIVHRVPDVDVDAFATEFARRDAAHQGMGPLSPRDSAVADFGGAHLAVDYGRPFKRGRVVFGNVVPWGQVWRTGANAATGFTTTRDLTIGGVSVPAGRYTLWTLPTQSGWKLIVNRQTGQWGTEYDAAQDLARIDMQTRRIDTPLEEFTVRLEPQAGGGVLRLQWDDLEAFVPITVK